The following proteins are encoded in a genomic region of Pirellulales bacterium:
- a CDS encoding CBS domain-containing protein: MQGSRRRSTSAEFGGAAPETRAGGTSIRARYALALGILGAALLLVSDAIAAERQRSAESVAACIVSFEDLMPGCYYFDLSHAPLAAGALTQGLRIPWWLVVSLSVAIFAYGAWYVIARWRMQKEDSSQRYRRPRAARVPARIVAKRQAIAAALKVAPASARNTALTVRQVMTEAIVIAPPSTSRQTLVNLLASAPLRHLLICEHGGRLLGIVTDRDLRHRIGKRAVDLMTRGPICVPSGALLGPATALMVDHQISCLPVIDEGRVRGVLTADDIALALECVLQAHEAPARQPAAADETVVLAAVQNLCDTVRVSESPVRPAPIVTSDLPPQELTTTSS; this comes from the coding sequence ATGCAGGGCAGTCGCCGTCGCTCAACGTCCGCGGAGTTCGGTGGCGCTGCGCCCGAAACGCGCGCCGGCGGAACGAGCATTCGGGCGCGTTACGCGCTTGCGCTGGGAATCCTTGGTGCGGCCTTGCTGCTGGTCAGCGACGCAATCGCAGCCGAGCGACAGCGATCGGCCGAATCGGTCGCCGCCTGCATCGTCTCGTTCGAAGACCTCATGCCGGGCTGTTACTACTTTGATCTTTCGCACGCGCCGCTGGCGGCCGGGGCGCTCACCCAAGGCTTGAGGATTCCGTGGTGGCTGGTCGTCTCTCTGTCGGTCGCGATTTTCGCGTACGGTGCGTGGTACGTGATTGCACGGTGGCGCATGCAGAAGGAAGATTCGTCGCAGCGCTATCGTCGGCCCCGCGCGGCGCGTGTCCCGGCGCGGATCGTGGCCAAGCGACAAGCGATTGCCGCCGCGCTGAAGGTCGCGCCGGCGTCCGCGCGCAATACGGCGCTCACGGTGCGTCAAGTGATGACCGAGGCGATCGTGATCGCGCCGCCGTCGACCTCACGGCAAACACTCGTCAATCTGCTCGCCTCGGCACCGTTGCGTCACTTGTTGATCTGCGAACATGGCGGCCGGTTGTTAGGAATCGTCACGGATCGCGACCTGCGGCACCGCATCGGCAAGCGGGCCGTGGATTTGATGACGCGCGGCCCCATCTGCGTGCCATCGGGCGCCTTGTTGGGGCCGGCCACGGCGCTGATGGTCGATCACCAAATCTCCTGCCTGCCGGTGATTGACGAAGGGCGCGTGCGCGGTGTTTTGACTGCTGATGATATCGCCCTGGCACTGGAATGCGTGTTGCAGGCCCATGAAGCGCCTGCGCGGCAACCGGCTGCCGCGGATGAGACCGTGGTGCTGGCCGCCGTGCAAAATCTTTGCGATACGGTGCGGGTATCGGAATCGCCTGTTCGACCGGCGCCGATCGTCACGTCCGACTTGCCCCCGCAAGAACTCACCACGACATCGTCGTGA
- a CDS encoding FxsA family protein, whose product MNPLLWIVVLPVVDLALLIWIGRHTSLGFALILVAGGAVTGMALLRRVSRVSLRTMQTDLGSGQVPLAAAGKTLSLLVAGILLIVPGVLTDLLALVLLVPLGRRLLGLWLVTRLRGHVEVRGFSAFNDNSSEPAAHDRIIDVRVVDRSTEALDKPDTTNRGSGAP is encoded by the coding sequence ATGAATCCTTTGCTCTGGATCGTCGTTCTACCGGTTGTCGATCTGGCGCTTCTGATTTGGATCGGGCGGCACACCTCGCTGGGCTTCGCGTTGATTTTGGTCGCCGGCGGCGCGGTGACCGGTATGGCGCTGCTGCGGCGCGTATCACGCGTTTCGCTACGCACGATGCAAACCGATCTGGGTAGCGGACAGGTTCCTCTCGCCGCGGCCGGCAAAACGCTCTCGCTGTTGGTCGCCGGCATCCTCTTGATCGTTCCTGGCGTGCTGACCGACTTGCTGGCCCTGGTTCTGTTGGTTCCGCTCGGACGCCGGCTGCTAGGGCTGTGGTTGGTTACCCGGCTGCGCGGTCATGTCGAAGTGCGCGGATTTTCGGCCTTTAACGACAATTCGAGCGAGCCTGCTGCGCACGATCGCATCATCGATGTGCGCGTCGTCGACAGATCGACCGAAGCACTCGACAAGCCGGACACGACGAATCGCGGTTCCGGCGCGCCGTAA